The following coding sequences lie in one Sorghum bicolor cultivar BTx623 chromosome 6, Sorghum_bicolor_NCBIv3, whole genome shotgun sequence genomic window:
- the LOC110436227 gene encoding lysine histidine transporter-like 6 isoform X2, which translates to MVGAGVLSLPYAMAHLGWGPGLVALLASWGITLYTLRLLIELHECVPGVRFDRLRDLGAHALGPRLGPWVVVPQQLIVQLGCDMVYMVTGGKCLQKFAESVCPRCAPLHQSYWICIFGSFQFLLSQLPNLDAITAVSFAAAAMSLCYSTISWAACVARGPVRGVSYAYKAGTAADSTFRVFSALGQVAFAYAGHGVVLEIQATIPSTPTKPSRAPMWKGTVAAYLVTAACYFPVALLGYWAFGRDVGDNVLVALQRPPWLVAAANMMVVIHVVGSYQVYAMPIFESIETILVTRFRLPQGLLLRLVARSAYVAFTLFIAVTFPFFGDLLGFFGGFGFTPTSYFLPCILWLKIKKPPRFSASWCANWGCIVVGVLLMIVSTIGGLRSIVQDASTFQFYS; encoded by the exons ATGGTCGGCGCCGGCGTGCTCAGCCTGCCGTACGCCATGGCTCACCTAGGATG GGGACCCGGGCTGGTGGCGCTGCTGGCGTCGTGGGGGATCACGCTGTACACGCTGCGGCTGCTGATCGAGCTGCACGAGTGCGTTCCGGGCGTGCGGTTCGACCGGCTCCGCGACCTCGGCGCGCATGCGCTGGGCCCGCGCCTGGGGCCCTGGGTGGTGGTGCCGCAGCAGCTCATCGTGCAGCTCGGCTGCGACATGGTGTACATGGTCACGGGCGGCAAGTGCCTGCAGAAGTTCGCCGAGTCCGTGTGCCCTCGCTGCGCGCCGCTGCACCAGTCCTACTGGATCTGCATCTTCGGCTCCTTCCAGTTCCTGCTTTCCCAGCTTCCCAACCTCGACGCCATCACCGCCGTGtccttcgccgccgccgccatgtcaCTCTG CTACTCGACCATCTCGTGGGCGGCGTGCGTGGCGCGCGGGCCGGTGCGCGGGGTGAGCTACGCGTACAAGGCCGGCACGGCGGCGGACTCGACGTTCCGGGTGTTCAGCGCGCTGGGGCAGGTGGCGTTCGCGTACGCGGGGCACGGCGTGGTGCTGGAGATCCAGGCCACCATCCCGTCCACGCCAACCAAGCCGTCCAGAGCGCCCATGTGGAAGGGCACCGTCGCCGCGTACCTCGTCACCGCCGCCTGCTACTTCCCCGTCGCGCTCCTCGGGTACTGGGCCTTCGGCCGCGACGTCGGCGACAACGTCCTCGTCGCGCTGCAGCGCCCGCCCTggctcgtcgccgccgccaacATGATGGTCGTCATCCATGTCGTCGGAAGCTACCAG GTGTATGCGATGCCAATATTCGAAAGCATCGAGACGATTCTGGTGACAAGATTCAGGCTGCCGCAAGGACTACTCCTCCGTCTCGTGGCCCGATCGGCTTACGTCG CATTCACGCTGTTCATCGCGGTGACCTTCCCGTTCTTCGGCGACCTCCTCGGCTTCTTCGGAGGGTTTGGGTTCACGCCGACCTCCTACTTC CTCCCCTGCATTCTGTGGCTGAAGATCAAGAAGCCGCCGAGGTTCAGCGCGTCGTGGTGTGCCAACTGG GGCTGCATCGTCGTCGGAGTGCTGCTGATGATTGTGTCCACCATCGGCGGCTTACGGAGCATCGTCCAAGACGCGTCGACGTTCCAGTTCTACTCCTGA
- the LOC110436227 gene encoding lysine histidine transporter-like 6 isoform X1, with protein sequence MVSPSSALPKVVDDATGDEATPRRAKWWYVTFHNVTAMVGAGVLSLPYAMAHLGWGPGLVALLASWGITLYTLRLLIELHECVPGVRFDRLRDLGAHALGPRLGPWVVVPQQLIVQLGCDMVYMVTGGKCLQKFAESVCPRCAPLHQSYWICIFGSFQFLLSQLPNLDAITAVSFAAAAMSLCYSTISWAACVARGPVRGVSYAYKAGTAADSTFRVFSALGQVAFAYAGHGVVLEIQATIPSTPTKPSRAPMWKGTVAAYLVTAACYFPVALLGYWAFGRDVGDNVLVALQRPPWLVAAANMMVVIHVVGSYQVYAMPIFESIETILVTRFRLPQGLLLRLVARSAYVAFTLFIAVTFPFFGDLLGFFGGFGFTPTSYFLPCILWLKIKKPPRFSASWCANWGCIVVGVLLMIVSTIGGLRSIVQDASTFQFYS encoded by the exons ATGGTCTCCCCTTCGTCAGCTCTCCCCAAG GTCGTCGATGACGCGACCGGCGATGAGGCCACCCCTCGCCGCGCCAAATGGTGGTACGTGACGTTCCACAACGTCACGGCGATGGTCGGCGCCGGCGTGCTCAGCCTGCCGTACGCCATGGCTCACCTAGGATG GGGACCCGGGCTGGTGGCGCTGCTGGCGTCGTGGGGGATCACGCTGTACACGCTGCGGCTGCTGATCGAGCTGCACGAGTGCGTTCCGGGCGTGCGGTTCGACCGGCTCCGCGACCTCGGCGCGCATGCGCTGGGCCCGCGCCTGGGGCCCTGGGTGGTGGTGCCGCAGCAGCTCATCGTGCAGCTCGGCTGCGACATGGTGTACATGGTCACGGGCGGCAAGTGCCTGCAGAAGTTCGCCGAGTCCGTGTGCCCTCGCTGCGCGCCGCTGCACCAGTCCTACTGGATCTGCATCTTCGGCTCCTTCCAGTTCCTGCTTTCCCAGCTTCCCAACCTCGACGCCATCACCGCCGTGtccttcgccgccgccgccatgtcaCTCTG CTACTCGACCATCTCGTGGGCGGCGTGCGTGGCGCGCGGGCCGGTGCGCGGGGTGAGCTACGCGTACAAGGCCGGCACGGCGGCGGACTCGACGTTCCGGGTGTTCAGCGCGCTGGGGCAGGTGGCGTTCGCGTACGCGGGGCACGGCGTGGTGCTGGAGATCCAGGCCACCATCCCGTCCACGCCAACCAAGCCGTCCAGAGCGCCCATGTGGAAGGGCACCGTCGCCGCGTACCTCGTCACCGCCGCCTGCTACTTCCCCGTCGCGCTCCTCGGGTACTGGGCCTTCGGCCGCGACGTCGGCGACAACGTCCTCGTCGCGCTGCAGCGCCCGCCCTggctcgtcgccgccgccaacATGATGGTCGTCATCCATGTCGTCGGAAGCTACCAG GTGTATGCGATGCCAATATTCGAAAGCATCGAGACGATTCTGGTGACAAGATTCAGGCTGCCGCAAGGACTACTCCTCCGTCTCGTGGCCCGATCGGCTTACGTCG CATTCACGCTGTTCATCGCGGTGACCTTCCCGTTCTTCGGCGACCTCCTCGGCTTCTTCGGAGGGTTTGGGTTCACGCCGACCTCCTACTTC CTCCCCTGCATTCTGTGGCTGAAGATCAAGAAGCCGCCGAGGTTCAGCGCGTCGTGGTGTGCCAACTGG GGCTGCATCGTCGTCGGAGTGCTGCTGATGATTGTGTCCACCATCGGCGGCTTACGGAGCATCGTCCAAGACGCGTCGACGTTCCAGTTCTACTCCTGA
- the LOC8073442 gene encoding 14-3-3-like protein GF14-6 codes for MASAELSREENVYMAKLAEQAERYEEMVEFMEKVAKTVDSEELTVEERNLLSVAYKNVIGARRASWRIISSIEQKEEGRGNEDRVTLIKDYRGKIETELTKICDGILKLLESHLVPSSTAPESKVFYLKMKGDYYRYLAEFKTGAERKDAAENTMVAYKAAQDIALAELAPTHPIRLGLALNFSVFYYEILNSPDRACSLAKQAFDEAISELDTLSEESYKDSTLIMQLLRDNLTLWTSDISEDPAEEIREAPKRDSSEGQ; via the exons ATGGCATCAGCAGAGCTTTCCCGTGAGGAAAATGTGTACATGGCCAAGCTCGCGGAGCAGGCAGAGAGGTACGAGGAGATGGTTGAGTTCATGGAGAAGGTAGCCAAGACTGTTGACTCTGAGGAGCTCACTGTGGAGGAGCGCAACCTCCTGTCTGTTGCATACAAGAATGTCATTGGAGCCCGCCGCGCCTCATGGCGCATCATCTCCTCCATTGAGCAGAAGGAGGAGGGCCGTGGCAATGAGGACCGTGTAACACTCATCAAGGACTACCGTGGCAAGATTGAGACTGAGCTCACCAAGATCTGCGATGGCATCCTCAAGCTGCTCGAGTCCCACCTTGTGCCCTCTTCAACTGCTCCCGAGTCCAAGGTCTTCTATCTCAAGATGAAGGGTGACTACTACAG ATACCTTGCTGAGTTCAAGACTGGAGCTGAGAGAAAGGACGCTGCTGAGAACACCATGGTGGCATACAAGGCTGCCCAG GACATTGCTTTGGCTGAGCTTGCTCCAACTCACCCTATTAGGCTTGGACTGGCACTTAACTTCTCAGTGTTCTACTATGAGATTCTCAACTCACCTGATCGCGCCTGCAGTCTTGCAAAGCAG GCTTTTGACGAGGCCATCTCGGAACTGGACACCCTGAGCGAGGAGTCCTACAAGGACAGCACTTTGATCATGCAGCTCCTCCGTGATAACTTGACCCTATGGACTTCTGACATCTCG GAGGACCCTGCTGAAGAGATCAGGGAGGCACCCAAGCGTGACTCGAGCGAGGGGCAGTAA
- the LOC8073443 gene encoding uncharacterized protein LOC8073443: MKDISVVLKGAWCHSYPNKEAAPNSKNHRFVWGRRKRKLTRLVSKAAPTNSWSSNQTSRRTPRRAKAAKPQGKRKTQPTTTPCLPADHLAISLLLLSSHAGSPCPIATAAAECRRGRIRPQRRPAASPLESGARAPGRMDPASEELDRRSRYLSALVRRAKLADPPQPEPEPEPEPEVVETKAKAKAGVEPELKASPRPHVGGEGKGVKEEAKASAAVKARGEVKAAEGRKVAVCVRAADMPLPLQRRAVRIAVEAVAAMPRLESKRLALALKKDFDTTYGPAWHCIVGTSFGSYVTHSLGGFLYFSVDKAYILLFRTAVQPLAQPQ; the protein is encoded by the exons ATGAAAGACATCAGCGTCGTGCTCAAAGGTGCATGGTGTCATTCGTACCCAAACAAGGAAGCGGCTCCAAACAGCAAAAACCATAGGTTCGTCTGGGGAAGGAGGAAAAGGAAACTCACACGCCTCGTCTCAAAAGCTGCTCCCACGAATTCGTGGAGCAGCAACCAAACCTCGCGTCGCACCCCAAGGCGAGCGAAGGCGGCCAAACCCCAAGGAAAACGAAAAACCCAGCCGACCACCACTCCCTGTCTCCCTGCAGATCACCTCGCCATCTCCCTCCTACTCCTCTCCTCGCACGCGGGGTCGCCATGCCCCATTGCCACTGCCGCTGCTGAGTGCCGCCGTGGGAGGATCCGCCCGCAGCGCAGGCCAGCTGCTTCTCCGCTGGAGTCTGGAGCACGCGCGCCGGGGCGCATGGACCCGGCCTCCGAAGAGCTCGACCGCCGCAGCCGCTACCTGAGCGCGCTCGTGCGCCGCGCCAAGCTCGCCGACCCGCCGCAGCccgagccggagccggagccggagccggaggtGGTGGAGACCAAGGCGAAGGCGAAGGCGGGCGTGGAGCCGGAGCTGAAGGCGTCGCCGCGCCCGCACGTCGGCGGCGAGGGTAAGGGAGTCAAGGAGGAGGCCAAGGCGTCGGCGGCGGTGAAGGCCAGGGGTGAAGTGAAGGCGGCGGAGGGGAGGAAGGTGGCGGTGTGCGTGCGTGCGGCGGacatgccgctgccgctgcagcGGCGCGCCGTCCGGATCGCCGTCGAGGCCGTCGCCGCCATGCCGCGGCTCGAGAGCAAGCGCCTCGCGCTCGCGCTCAAGAAG GATTTCGATACAACATATGGGCCTGCATGGCACTGCATTGTCGGCACAAGCTTTGGTTCCTATGTTACTCACTCATTGGGAGGTTTCTTGTACTTCTCCGTTGACAAGGCCTACATTCTTCTCTTCAGAACTGCCGTCCAGCCACTTGCTCAGCCGCAATGA
- the LOC8057482 gene encoding prohibitin-3, mitochondrial, translated as MAGGPAAVSFLTNIAKAAAGLGIAASLTSASLYTVDGGERAVIFDRFRGVLPETVGEGTHFLVPWLQKPFIFDIRTRPHNFSSNSGTKDLQMVNLTLRLLSRPDVQHLPTIFTSLGLEYDDKVLPSIGNEVLKAVVAQFNADQLLTERPHVSALVRDALIRRAREFNIILDDVAITHLSYGIEFSLAVEKKQVAQQEAERSKFLVAKAEQERRAAIVRAEGESESARLISEATAMAGTGLIELRRIEAAKEIAAELARSPNVAYIPSGENGKMLLGLNAAGFGR; from the coding sequence ATGGCCGGCGGTCCCGCGGCGGTGTCGTTCCTGACCAACATCGCGAAGGCGGCCGCTGGGCTCGGAATCGCGGCCTCCCTCACCTCAGCGTCGCTCTACACCGTCGACGGCGGCGAGCGCGCCGTCATCTTCGACCGGTTCCGCGGGGTGCTCCCGGAGACGGTCGGCGAGGGCACCCATTTCCTCGTGCCGTGGCTGCAGAAGCCCTTCATCTTCGACATCCGCACGCGGCCGCACAACTTCTCCTCCAACTCCGGGACCAAGGACCTGCAGATGGTCAACCTCACGCTCCGCCTCCTCTCCCGCCCCGACGTCCAGCACCTCCCCACCATCTTCACCTCCCTCGGCCTCGAGTACGACGACAAGGTGCTCCCCTCCATCGGCAACGAGGTGCTCAAGGCCGTCGTCGCCCAGTTCAACGCCGACCAGCTCCTCACCGAGCGCCCCCACGTCTCCGCGCTCGTCCGCGACGCGCTCATCCGCCGCGCCCGCGAGTTCAACATCATCCTGGACGACGTCGCCATCACCCACCTCTCCTACGGTATCGAGTTCTCCCTGGCCGTTGAGAAGAAGCAGGTCGCGCAGCAGGAGGCCGAGCGCTCCAAGTTCCTCGTCGCCAAGGCGGAGCAGGAGAGGCGGGCGGCCATCGTGCGCGCCGAGGGAGAGAGCGAGTCCGCGCGCCTCATCTCTGAGGCCACGGCGATGGCTGGGACAGGGCTGATCGAGCTCAGGAGGATCGAGGCGGCCAAGGAGATTGCCGCAGAGCTGGCTCGCTCGCCAAATGTGGCATACATTCCTTCTGGGGAAAACGGAAAGATGCTGCTTGGTCTCAATGCTGCGGGATTTGGTCGGTGA
- the LOC8057483 gene encoding probable inactive receptor kinase RLK902, whose translation MPTPRAATVLLLLALAASAARGADDLASDTAALQAFLAPFGSATVSWNSSTPTCSWTGIVCTGGRVTEIHLPGEGLRGALPVGALGGLNKLAVLSLRYNALSGALPRDLASCVELRVINLQSNLLSGELPAEVLALPALTQLNLAENRFEGRVSPAIAKNGRLQLLFLDGNRLTGELPDVSMPSLTSFNVSFNNLSGEIPTSFGGMPATSFLGMPLCGKPLSPCRAPGSEAPPSSSQSPTLPPEAPASTTDSRGRGRHHLAGGAIAGIVIGCAFGFLLVAAVLVLACGALRREPRPTYRSHDAVAAELALHSKEAMSPNGYTPRVSDARPPPPPLPSVPPAAPAGRKKLFFFGRIPRPYDLEDLLRASAEVLGKGTYGTTYKAAIESGPVMAVKRLKETSLPEREFRDKVAAIGGIDHPNVVPLQAYYFSKDEKLMVYEFVAMGSLSSMLHGNRGSGRSPLSWESRRRIALASARGLEYIHATGSMVTHGNIKSSNILLSRSVDARVADHGLAHLVGPAGAPTTRVAGYRAPEVVADPRRASQKADVYSFGVLLLELLTGKAPTHAVLHEEGVDLPRWARSVVKEEWTSEVFDTELLRHPGAEEEMVEMLQLAMDCSEPAPDQRPAMPEIVARIEALGGMASASTARSAGRSVSMDEADDRPLRTTGSIRQS comes from the exons ATGCCCACGCCTCGCGCCGCCACCGTCCTCCTGCTGCTAGCCCTGGCGGCCAGCGCGGCCCGGGGCGCCGACGACCTGGCCTCGGACACCGCGGCGCTGCAGGCCTTCCTGGCGCCGTTCGGGTCCGCGACTGTGTCGTGGAACTCGTCCACGCCGACCTGCTCCTGGACGGGCATCGTCTGCACGGGCGGCCGCGTCACGGAGATCCACCTGCCCGGGGAAGGCCTCCGGGGCGCGCTCCCCGTCGGCGCGCTCGGCGGGCTCAACAAGCTTGCCGTGCTGTCGCTGCGGTACAACGCGCTCTCCGGCGCGCTGCCTCGGGACCTGGCCTCCTGCGTCGAGCTCCGCGTGATCAACCTGCAGTCCAACCTCCTCTCGGGCGAGCTCCCCGCGGAGGTTCTGGCGCTGCCGGCGTTGACGCAGCTCAACCTCGCGGAGAACCGCTTCGAGGGGAGGGTATCGCCGGCCATTGCCAAGAACGGGCGGCTGCAGCTGCTCTTCCTGGACGGCAACCGCCTCACGGGAGAGCTGCCGGATGTCAGCATGCCGTCGCTCACCTCGTTCAACGTCTCCTTCAACAACCTCAGCGGCGAGATACCCACGAGCTTCGGCGGCATGCCGGCCACGTCTTTCCTCGGCATGCCGCTGTGCGGCAAGCCCCTCTCGCCGTGCCGAGCGCCGGGTTCGGAAGCGCCGCCGTCCTCCTCTCAGTCTCCCACGCTCCCGCCCGAGGCACCGGCCTCGACGACGGACAGCCGCGGACGAGGCAGGCATcacctcgccggcggcgccatCGCTGGCATTGTGATTGGCTGCGCGTTTGGCTTCCTGCTCGTCGCGGCCGTCCTCGTCCTCGCGTGCGGCGCGCTGCGGCGGGAGCCGAGACCAACGTACCGCAGCCACGACGCCGTTGCGGCGGAGCTGGCCCTGCACAGCAAGGAGGCAATGAGCCCCAACGGCTACACTCCACGTGTCTCAGACGcgcgaccgccgccgccgccgctgccttcAGTCCCGCCAGCCGCACCCGCGGGGCGGAAGAAGCTTTTCTTCTTCGGTAGGATTCCTCGTCCCTACGACCTCGAGGACCTGCTGCGCGCGTCCGCCGAGGTTCTCGGCAAGGGCACGTACGGCACCACGTACAAGGCCGCGATCGAGTCTGGGccggtcatggcggtgaagcgCCTCAAGGAGACCTCGTTGCCGGAGCGCGAGTTCCGGGACAAGGTCGCGGCCATCGGCGGGATCGACCATCCCAACGTCGTGCCCCTGCAGGCGTATTACTTCAGCAAGGACGAGAAGCTCATGGTGTACGAGTTCGTGGCCATGGGCAGCCTTTCCTCCATGCTTCACG GCAACCGCGGCTCCGGCCGGTCGCCGCTGAGCTGGGAGTCGAGGAGGCGCATCGCGCTGGCCTCGGCGCGCGGCCTCGAGTACATCCACGCCACGGGCTCCATGGTGACGCACGGCAACATCAAGTCCTCCAACATCCTCCTCAGCCGCTCCGTGGACGCGCGCGTGGCCGACCACGGGCTCGCGCACCTCGTCGGCCCGGCCGGCGCGCCGACGACCCGCGTCGCGGGGTACCGCGCGCCCGAGGTGGTGGCGGACCCGCGGCGGGCTTCGCAGAAGGCGGACGTGTACAGCTTCGGCGTGCTGCTCCTGGAGCTGCTGACGGGGAAGGCGCCGACGCACGCGGTGCTGCACGAGGAAGGCGTGGACCTCCCGCGGTGGGCGCGCTCCGTGGTGAAGGAGGAGTGGACGTCCGAGGTGTTCGACACGGAGCTGCTCAGGCACCCGGGCGCcgaggaggagatggtggagATGCTGCAGCTGGCCATGGACTGCAGCGAGCCCGCCCCGGACCAGCGGCCGGCGATGCCCGAGATCGTGGCGCGCATCGAGGCGCTCGGCGGCATGGCGTCGGCGTCCACGGCGCGGTCCGCCGGCCGGAGTGTTTCCATGGACGAGGCGGACGACCGGCCGCTGAGGACCACCGGATCGATCCGCCAGAGCTGA
- the LOC8057484 gene encoding protein FLOURY 1, producing MGGDKNGVSGAACLKPQLNRVSPAYLPVAGAVYFLVGSALGVMAVLHASGLAEFGGGEWASAARWAEVGGGDWASAARWAAQLAGSIGAHHRLLGAISLLLLAVSVWRLAKRCAAVEVRVGSTDSAVRALHLGGVVCAVCGSKIRALKRGRRGVERTRSDDSSACPDKSVSRSQAPEFEQEDDKEEEDNAACREGEDNAGETSDSEEGNVQYLRRRLKDERLLKQVALEELEKERHAAASAADEAMAKIACLRSEKALVEREARQFQEMMKQKQMYDRQVIESLQWVIMKSGVQGWEPEAISERAVSETSEDDRDKK from the coding sequence ATGGGCGGCGATAAGAACGGCGTTTCCGGTGCCGCTTGCTTGAAGCCGCAGCTCAACCGCGTCTCCCCTGCCTACTTGCCGGTCGCCGGCGCCGTGTACTTCCTCGTCGGCTCCGCGCTCGGCGTCATGGCGGTGCTCCACGCATCCGGGCTGGCGGAGTTCGGCGGAGGCGAGTGGGCCTCCGCCGCGCGGTGGGCTGAGGTCGGCGGCGGCGACTGGGCCTCCGCGGCGCGGTGGGCTGCTCAACTGGCCGGATCGATCGGCGCCCACCACCGCCTGCTCGGCGCGATCTCGCTCCTTCTCCTGGCCGTCAGTGTCTGGCGCCTCGCCAAGCGCTGCGCCGCCGTGGAGGTGCGCGTCGGCAGCACGGACTCCGCGGTGCGTGCGTTGCACCTGGGGGGAGTCGTGTGCGCCGTGTGCGGGTCCAAGATTCGGGCCCTCAAGAGAGGCCGCCGTGGCGTGGAGCGCACCCGCTCGGACGACTCGAGCGCTTGTCCTGACAAGTCGGTCTCGAGGTCGCAAGCTCCTGAATTCGAGCAAGAGGACGACAAGGAGGAAGAGGACAATGCTGCTTGCAGGGAGGGAGAGGACAATGCTGGAGAGACCAGCGATTCAGAAGAAGGCAATGTGCAGTATCTGAGGAGGAGGCTCAAGGATGAGAGGCTGCTGAAGCAGGTTGCCCTCGAGGAGCTGGAGAAGGAGAGGCATGCTGCAGCGTCTGCAGCTGACGAGGCCATGGCCAAGATTGCGTGCCTGCGTAGCGAGAAGGCACTGGTGGAGAGGGAGGCGCGGCAATTCCAGGAAATGATGAAGCAGAAGCAGATGTATGACCGGCAGGTGATTGAATCACTTCAGTGGGTGATCATGAAGTCTGGAGTGCAAGGCTGGGAGCCTGAGGCCATATCTGAACGAGCCGTGTCGGAAACAAGCGAGGATGACAGAGATAAGAAGTAG